AAATGCATCAGCCCCAGCCCGAAGCCCAGGTCGCGCGGTTCGGCCTCCGACCCGCGGGCCTTGAGGAAGGCGTCGATGTCCGGGGAGGCGCCGTCTTTCAGCAGCTTTTTGGTCAGGCCGGCCCAGTTTCGCCCGTTCTTGAAGCCCTCCACCCCGGCACCGCCGAAGCTGACCTCGGACTCGATCTTGCCGCAGATGAGCTCTTCCCGGTGGTAGTTGAAGCTCAGGCAGACCATCGCGAGCGAGTATTCGCCCCTGCTGCCCATATTGACGAGCAGGTGGCGAAGGATGTCGTCGGAGAGGAAGTGGATGCGCTGGGGCCAGGTCTTGCGCTGGGGCGCAGCGTTCTTCGAGTCGGTGCGGAAGATCCGCCCGCAGACCGTCAGGCCCGCCTCCTCCGAAAACTTGTCGTCCAGGATGAAGCCGGCGATGTCGTAGTTCACGAGGTTGAAGTGGACCGGGACGCTCGGGCTGTCGGACGCGTGCTTCTCGTGCCAGGAGGCGAAGACCTTCGCGTCCTTTTCGTCCGTGGCGAGGATGATGGGGAGCTTGCGGCCATCGAAAGCAGCGGCGATCACGGGGAGATCCGTGGCGATGTCCGCCCACAGGCGCTCCCCGGCTTCCGCGTAGGAGAGGAGCATGGCGGGGCGGACCTTCGCGCTGCCGGCGACGATGAAGTGCTCCGTTTCCAGCGTGTTCGGATACAGCACGGTGCCGATCTTGAAGCCCTCCGGCCGTGACTTCCACAGGGACGGATCGATGCGGGCGGTGGCGAAGCGTGCGCCGTTCGAGACCGGTGTAGCGGACGGGGCGGCGGGCTTTGCCGTCTCGAGGTGCTTCTGGTCGTCCGGACTGAGGGTGGCCTTCGGGATGGCCACTTCCTTGCCATCTCCCTTGCGGACCCAGACAGTGGTGGCATCTTGTTTCACGAAAGCTCCTTCCAGCTTGCGTCCTTTGGTGTCGGTCCACGTGCGGGCGTCCTGCGCGGCGGCATAGCCGAGAAAGAGCGCGAGGAGGGAAGGGGTGATCCGGAGGAGGGGAGTCATGGATTGGATCATGCATCATCAACCGCTTGGCACAACACGGAGTTGTGATCTTCACGGCAAATTCACCGTTCGCCTCCTGTGGTCATGACGATTTCCCGCCGCGGATTCCTGGGTGTCCTGACTGCTTCGGCCTGCGCGGGCTGTGCTTCTTCCTCGTCTTCCGCCAGTCATGGCGGGCGGACCATCCGGCTGGACCGTGCCGATGCGCTGGCGAGGCAACACGGGTGCCGGGGCTGGGCGGCGTGGCGGCGCGGCTCGCGGGTGGAGGGCTGGGAGATCTCCTATGAAGGCCCCATCCTCAGCATCACGAAGGCCCTCGCGGCCCTCGCCGTGACCCGCGGCGTGGCGGAGGGCTGGCTGGACCCGGGCGAGCGCGCGGCGGACACGATCCCGGAGTGGAAGGGCGACGCGCGGAAGCAGCGCATCACCCTGCAGATGCTGCTCCAGCAGACCGCGGGGCTGGAGGCCGGGGTGGCCGCGCTCTACCGGAATCCCACGGACAAGGGGCGGAATGCGGTCGCGCTGCGGGCGATCGATGAGCCCGGGAGCTTCTTCCGCTACGGCCCGGCGTGCTCCGAGGTGCTGGCGGAGTTGCTACAGCGGAAGCTTTCCGCGCGCGGCGAGACCTTGGAAAAGTATCTCCACCGCGCCGTGATGCGCCCGATCGGGCTGGGCAGTCCGGATTGGAGATCGGACAAGAAGGGGCGCTTCTATCTTTCCACCGGAGCTGAGCTGAGTGTGGACGAACTGGGGAAGCTGGGGCGCACGATCGCGCGCTTGCTTTCCGGCGATGGCGCGGACGGTTTCGATGCGGGGCACTTCGCCCGCGTGACCCGGGCGTCCGCGGCGAATCCGATGTATGGCGGCGGCCTGTGGCGGAATGCCGGCGGGCGGGAGATCGAGGTGGAAGACGCGCTCGATCCCGCGGCGTCCACGGGATTTTGGCAAGGCGCGGGGCTGTCGCGGAGCCAGCCGCGGGAGTTTTACGCGCTGATCGGCTCGTCCGGCCGGCGGGTCTTCATCTGGCCGCAGGAGCAAGTGGTCATCGCCCGCCACGGGGTCGCCAGATCGTGGCGGGATGGTGCGTTTTTGAGAGCGCTGTGAAGAGATGGCCGGTGATCGACGGTGCGTTATGGTGATCAGGGTCGCGATGGGTGGTCCGAATTTTTAGGGGCATACTGCTGTCCGACTTCTCAGGGCCAACGGCCCGACCATCTCTCAGCCCGGGCCAACGGCCCGGGTATGCGGCACCTGATCGGCGGCCGGAAGGGTCGCGATATGTGTGATCCGGATTTTCAGAACCGTGATGCGCGGTCCGGATTTTTGGGGCCATGATGCGTGGTCCCAATTCTCAGGGCCAACGGCCCGTCCATCCCTCAGCCCGGGCCATCGGCCCGGGTATGCGGCATCGCCTGATCGGCGGCCTATAGGGCCGCGATATGTTTCGGCGGGTCTCACCGGAAGGCCACGAAGCGATGGCCATGCGTGAAGACATTCCGTTCGGGGCACGGGCGGCGTTTTCCGATCCACCAGCCTGCCCCTTATCGCGGCCCTTTAGGCCGCCGACCCGTGTCGATCAGCCAACCCCGGGCGATGCCCGGGGCTGAGGGATGGCCGGGCCGTTGGCCCTGTGGAGCCCAGGGCGAGATCCGCCGTTAGAGGCAGGGCGGGCCACGGGTGAGATCTGCAGCGAAGGGTAGTTCCGTATCGTCACTCGTTAGCCCTGTGGAGGGATGGACGAGATCCGCCGCCAGAGGCCGGGCCAACCAAAGGTGAATTCGCAGCGAAGGGCTGTTCCTTACGATCTAACGGTCGGGCTGCGGTCACCGGTTGGATCATGGTCACCGGTCGGACTACGGTCGAATCTGTGATGCGACGCTTGGTCGTCCGGACATCATTCCGGGATTTCAGGGCCAACGGCCCGGCCATCCCTCAGCCCGGGCCATCGGCCCGGGTATGCGGCACCGTCCGATCGGCGGCCTGTAGGGCCGCGATACGTTTCGGCGGTTTTCACCGGAAGGCCACGAAGCGATGGCCATGCGTGAAGGCATTCCGTTCGGGGCACGGGCGGCGTTTTCCGATCCACCAGCCTGCCCCTTATCGCGGCCCTTCAGGCCGCCGACCTGTGTGGGCCGGCTACCCCGGGCGATGCCCGGGGCTGAGGGATGGCCGGGCCGTTGGCCCTGTGGAGCCCAAGGTGAGATCCGCCGCCAGAGGCAGGGTCAGCCAGAGGTGAATTCGCAGCGAAGGGCTGTTCCGTACGGTCACCAGTGCGACTACCACGAGTGCATACGGAGTTTTGAAGGTCTGACCTGCTTCACCGGACGGGCGCGCCTTCCGTCCAAGCCGGCTGAAGCCAGCACTCCCGGCTGCGCCGAGCCTGTGGCGCATTCTTCGCCGGGCCCCGGCTCTTCCTCCTCCGCCTACCGCTCTTCCCGGCCTACTTCTTCACCGCGATCATCAGGTTCGCCTCGTAGTCGCGCATGTGGTAGCCGGAGCCAAAGGGAATCCCCGTGGTGCTGGCCCCGGCATCATAGGCTGCCTTCAGGTCGGACTGGGCATGCTTGGCGAAGAGCGCGATGGGTGCCTCGTAGTCGCCGAAGAGGCGGACGTCCCACTTGCTGGAGTCATAGTAGCGGTACGGGATGCCGGAGTCGTCCTGCACCACGGCGCGGCAATTCCCCAGCACCCAGTCGCGGGCTCCGGAGAAATTCGAGTCGTGCATGAGATAGGAGGCCGCCTTGAAGTAGGCGACGCTGCCGCTGTAGCTGGAGAGCCAGCTCTTGTAGGAGGCATTGAAGCCGCCATTCGAAAGGTCGCCGGACACATAGATCGCGCGGCGATTCCCCCCTCCAGGCAGGCGGAAACGGATGTCCACGCCGGTGCGGCCGCCGGCATTCAGCGGCTCCACGCTTTGCACGTGCGCGTCCATCAGCGCGAGGCTGGCGAGCAGGATGGGCGTCACGCCGGGCATGGGGCCGCCCGCGAGGTCGTTCCGCATGTCCTTCGTGATGAAGTAGCCGTGTTTGAGCTGGGAATCCATCGCGACACCGAGACGGTTCAGCGAACCCATCACCGCGCCGGGGTCCTGATTGTCCAGATACGGCAGGCCGCCCGCAGGCTCCAGGCCGAGCAGAACGTAATTCGACGCCTGCGGGAAGAGGGCGATGGCGTGCAGCAGGTCCGGCCCGCCAAAGGGGTAGAGCAGCGTGCGCGGATCACCCGTGAGCGGGCGGATATTCGCCGCGGACCAGTCGCGCTGCTTGCCGGTGCGCTTCGAGGCAAAGACGCGCCAGTTCTGCGCCATCAGGTCGGCATGGCCCTGGTAGTTCCCGGTCTGCTGCATCTGGGAAAGCACCGCGCCGCGCTCGACCGGGCGACCGGCCAGGAAGCGGGCGACATCGTCCGGCGTCGCCTCGCCCTGCGCCTGGGTGAAGACCTGCGGGGCCGGGCCGAGCGTCTGGGTCTGCCCGCGCGGCGGCTCGGGCGTGCAGGAGGTGGCGAGGCAGGCAAGCGGCAGGAGGAGCAGCAGTCTTTTCATCTTCGGAGCATTTTGAGCGGGAACCACACAAGCGCAAAGGAAACTGCGAGTCCTACCCCCGCGAGTGTCAGCAGCGGCTCCTTCACGGCGGAGAAGACCACGATGAAAACGGACATCGCGAGGAAGACGAGCGGGGGCAGCGGATAGAGCGGCACCTTCACCGGGCGCGGCAGTTCGGGATGACGCCACCGCAGGACCATGCAGCCGACCACCACCAGCGAGGTGGAGACGGTCAGGCCGACCTGCGTGATGTCCATCAGGTGCCGCAGCTTTCCGGAGAAGAGATACACCAGCACGAGCGCCACCACGATCTGGAAGCCAAGCGCCAGCCGCGGCACCTCGCCCTTTGGCGTGAAGAAGGACAGCGACTGCATGTGGCGGCCCATCGCCGCCAGCACCCGAGGGCCCGCCCAGAGGAGCGCGCTCGCGGAGGCGAAGAGCCCCATGGCAAAGAGCGCCGAGATGATCCGCGCCGCCTGCGGGCCGAAGAGCGACGTGGACGCGATGTGGCCGACCGCTTCCTGGCCTTTCATCTCCTCGACCGGGGCGGCGTGGAGAAAGGAGGCATTCAGGCCGACGTAGAGGACGGTCACCAGCACCGTGCCCCAGAGCAGCGCGCGCTTCACGGTCTGCTGGGGATTGTGCCACTCCTCCAGCCCATAGACCGCGGCATTCCAGCCGGTGTAGGAGTAGGTCACGTAGAGCAGCGAGATGGCGAAGGCGGGTGTGATGAGCGTCGCGAAGTCCTTCCCCGGCTCCACCGTCCAGCGGATGTCACCCTCGCCGGGCAGCATCCACGCGGCGATGATGAAGGTGAGGATGAGCAGCAGCTTCAGGGCGGTGGCGATGACCTGCACCCGCGCGCTGGTGCGTGTGCTCACCGAGTGGGCGGCGGCTCCGGCGAGGATGACGATGGCCGCGGCATGATGGACCTCCATGCCGCCCCACGCCTTGTGCAGGTATTCGCCGAAGGCCAAGGCGGTGATCGCCGTGGGAGCCGCGAATCCCGCGAAGGCCGACAGCATCCCGGCCATGAAGCCGAGGCTGGGGTGATAGATGGAGCGGAGGAAGTGGTACTCGCCCCCGGACTTCGGCAGGAGCGCGGCGACCTCCGCGTAGCAAAAGGCACCGCACAGCGCGATGAGGCCGCCGAGCAGCCACAGCAGCAGGATCTGCGGTCCGGAAGTCAGGTCCGCGAGCTGGAATCCCAGCGACGTAAAGACACCGGTGCCGACCATGCTCGCCACCACCAGCGCGGTGGCGGCGGGGGTTCCGGCGCGATTTTCAGAGGGCACGCCTAACACAAATCACCAATCGGCGATCCTTCAATCACCAATCGGCAGGTGCCAAGAGGAATGCCGCCCGCACGAAGCGGCATTCCGGCGCATGGATGCGGACGGGTAAGGCGATCCGTCAGATCATCCCGAGCTTCATCTTGCCTTCCTCGGAGATCATTTCCTGATTCCAGGCAGGGTCCCAGACGAGCTCCACCTTGGCATCGTCGATGCCCTCGATGGTCATGATCTTCGCCTGTGCATCGGCGGCGATGACCGGGCCCATGCCGCAGCCGGGGGCGGTGAGGGTCATCTTCACGGTGACGACCTTCTTGCCTTCCTCCTCCTCGATGACGCAGTCGTAGACGAGGCCGAGATTCACGATGTCCACGGGGATTTCCGGGTCATAGACGCCCTTGAGCTGGGCCCAGACCTGCTCCTCCACCGGGGCGTCCTTCAGGCGCTCGGCCTCGGCCATCTTTTCCTTTTCCTTCTCGGTATCCACGCCGAGGGCGTC
The sequence above is drawn from the Luteolibacter flavescens genome and encodes:
- the sufT gene encoding putative Fe-S cluster assembly protein SufT; its protein translation is MHEEISLAREVEAIQIPSGDAITLPAGTPVFITQRLGGTYTVATSAGLARISSKDADALGVDTEKEKEKMAEAERLKDAPVEEQVWAQLKGVYDPEIPVDIVNLGLVYDCVIEEEEGKKVVTVKMTLTAPGCGMGPVIAADAQAKIMTIEGIDDAKVELVWDPAWNQEMISEEGKMKLGMI
- a CDS encoding serine hydrolase — its product is MTISRRGFLGVLTASACAGCASSSSSASHGGRTIRLDRADALARQHGCRGWAAWRRGSRVEGWEISYEGPILSITKALAALAVTRGVAEGWLDPGERAADTIPEWKGDARKQRITLQMLLQQTAGLEAGVAALYRNPTDKGRNAVALRAIDEPGSFFRYGPACSEVLAELLQRKLSARGETLEKYLHRAVMRPIGLGSPDWRSDKKGRFYLSTGAELSVDELGKLGRTIARLLSGDGADGFDAGHFARVTRASAANPMYGGGLWRNAGGREIEVEDALDPAASTGFWQGAGLSRSQPREFYALIGSSGRRVFIWPQEQVVIARHGVARSWRDGAFLRAL
- a CDS encoding APC family permease, with amino-acid sequence MPSENRAGTPAATALVVASMVGTGVFTSLGFQLADLTSGPQILLLWLLGGLIALCGAFCYAEVAALLPKSGGEYHFLRSIYHPSLGFMAGMLSAFAGFAAPTAITALAFGEYLHKAWGGMEVHHAAAIVILAGAAAHSVSTRTSARVQVIATALKLLLILTFIIAAWMLPGEGDIRWTVEPGKDFATLITPAFAISLLYVTYSYTGWNAAVYGLEEWHNPQQTVKRALLWGTVLVTVLYVGLNASFLHAAPVEEMKGQEAVGHIASTSLFGPQAARIISALFAMGLFASASALLWAGPRVLAAMGRHMQSLSFFTPKGEVPRLALGFQIVVALVLVYLFSGKLRHLMDITQVGLTVSTSLVVVGCMVLRWRHPELPRPVKVPLYPLPPLVFLAMSVFIVVFSAVKEPLLTLAGVGLAVSFALVWFPLKMLRR